The Trichoplusia ni isolate ovarian cell line Hi5 chromosome 17, tn1, whole genome shotgun sequence genome includes a region encoding these proteins:
- the LOC113502708 gene encoding uncharacterized protein LOC113502708, with the protein MTSLVQIVRGPSPRLVLARRVPPPRAASAPRRARLALTTAPADDPPAPLAPPAPPPQIVIVNNPGPAEPPPAPTLPKLALPDQWLNKRLDYKYSNIPRPLAQFSNTDLGADLTQESRAKKFSATRSPSLEKDDKSPFLLSASAKSDKEVFGFDTEAVEKLSDNMSERTPQEGEEASPSNLRRFRSVSTRLNMCSVNESPHIEGQQERLEMQNSPRVLECSSAKEKSSVPKFDFSPKLLAETMASPRFFTPPETVSPMFFAEPSPKSVYYDTVRSPKFFPETPRDAAEVPQSPRALGDHLNRNGISEKPCSPRVLNRPSPKVHSYNKENYFTFEQSCLEEDRETPRPKKYGGRNSIERERFTPPADKEVRRYRRHNSCDTNYKTIELNISKCEDNKEIETKKGEDVIDCCIKMDTLEIEPKVPEEPNEHPSPSNTAQARRQRLKSISLDSDNAKIIEQNLGLPIAKQLKDQMNEAYKNQDTSTSCESMDRYQKTPTNERPMFKFEEEKDKQPPEEEPKSPDIKQKKCLRQSSDTQSFLDMPRFSPKEFEITVTTEEGATTPAETQTKKKGKNLRNLRIDLTKRDSELEKELLEFEKLYTDAEEKKVKTPTLKVKATSLDSSETVNLSLPQKKTLEVPQNSVSMPNTPKRQLKRILAQKNSKHDFAGAKLGYNSIQSNAEQRRLYMKGQDSGIYLRENHATLMLYQPGTSRMGSRTMGSFDENMADFENTPEINISGADNRSYHVDTSQTLGSNLLNYKQNLSVSSTNLKTLPEGVPSDDFEPSAEDEKMSKKLHRRNSNQSLMLSTHSLQSSNCSLNSSGASCHNLTTVRTSVSNFSLNSDSRKKLSLERRDSNTSLINTEHLTPTTRVICSSNTNVSGEVTKNCLLQRRGSNNSLTLNILSTNNLSRHSSNTSLNKEAKPGQKKGLLERRSSNTSLTLNINTSNPQLSVNRGLSVSNYNLNGSTCNLSRYNSNHSIDNPTTEPRKGILERRSSNTSLTLNIQPQEPRDLEIDETLIDPNLKDLPHRDKHRKSLSTENLIPKSYKNRTRLRSTDKGVGFGSHDNLWSSSYTTEQEYTQNLTYVCGDQENEIIYAFGRQDDPNFQQGFVRNITTKPLSPQSTSEDFRLYLANMQHLQNASSVLTRQQLRDLNDVFQNGYSKVKCHSLGEGQNCCCASRLEDFSKENPQMMIPDPVPSQRCSEYQKMLLRNLHQEFWDMPTNFQEKPIVSGSHPKNRYKTILPNEHSRFILNAPGSAEGYINANFIKGHEYTRNTYIATQGPLQNTIHDFWLMVHQNTLHHSQPHAPAIQKIVMLTNFIENNRQKCEKYFPQELGEEMLINNPENPDEDDVFTIKNCGMIKKAGYTIRKLDVDYKLSDSDCEVTAYHYWFHNWADHKCPKDVNALLNLSLDVLKDSVYDFSDPSELAEDLCKCETPKQDSKFVFPPLEQPTPCEVTVSVSTPLDFTVESLSPPTIVHCSAGIGRTGCLLAILNGIKQLTIEHKVDVLGIVCNMRLNRGGMVQNSEQYELIHKVLCLYEQACLPLYLNFGHMFGHEYTRNTYIATQGPLQNTIHDFWLMVHQNTLHHSQPHAPAIQKIVMLTNFIENNRQKCEKYFPQELGEEMLINNPENPDEDDVFTIKNCGMIKKAGYTIRKLDVDYKLSDSDCEVTAYHYWFHNWADHKCPKDVNALLNLSLDVLKDSVYDFSDPSELAEDLCKCETPKQDSKFVFPPLEQPTPCEVTVSVSTPLDFTVESLSPPTIVHCSAGIGRTGCLLAILNGIKQLTIEHKVDVLGIVCNMRLNRGGMVQNSEQYELIHKVLCLYEQACLPL; encoded by the exons atgacgtcactt GTGCAGATAGTCCGCGGCCCGAGCCCGCGGCTGGTGCTGGCGCGGCGCGTGCCCCCGCCCCGCGCGGCctccgccccgcgccgcgcgcgcctCGCGCTCACCACCGCCCCCGCCGACgacccgcccgcgcccctcgcgccccccgcgcccccgccgcagATCGTCATCGTCAACAACCCCGGCCCCGCCGAGCCCCCGCCCGCCCCCACGCTCCCCAAGCTCGCGCTCCCCGACCAGTGGCTCAACAAGCGTCTCGACTACAAGTACTCCAACATCCCGCGCCCCCTCGCACAGTTCTCCAATACAGACTTGGGCGCGGATCTGACGCAAGAATCTCGCGCGAAGAAGTTCAGCGCTACGCGGTCACCGTCCTTGGAGAAAGACGACAAGTCCCCGTTCCTGTTGAGCGCCAGCGCCAAGTCTGATAAGGAGGTGTTCGGGTTCGATACCGAGGCGGTGGAGAAGCTGAGCGACAACATGAGTGAGAGGACTCCGCAGGAGGGGGAGGAGGCCTCGCCCAGCAACCTGAGGAGGTTCCGCTCCGTCAGCACCAGGCTCAACATGTGCAGCGTCAACGAGAGCCCGCACATCGAGGGCCAGCAGGAGAGGCTCGAGATGCAGAACTCCCCGAGAGTCTTAGAATGCAGTTCAGCGAAGGAAAAATCCTCGGTCCCTAAATTCGACTTTTCTCCGAAACTCTTAGCGGAGACCATGGCGTCGCCGCGATTCTTCACGCCCCCCGAGACTGTCTCCCCTATGTTCTTCGCCGAACCTTCACCTAAGTCCGTGTACTACGACACAGTGCGCTCACCCAAGTTCTTTCCCGAGACTCCTCGGGACGCTGCGGAAGTACCGCAGTCGCCGCGAGCGCTCGGAGACCATCTCAACAGGAATGGCATCTCAGAGAAGCCATGCTCCCCGAGAGTGCTGAACCGACCGAGTCCTAAAGTCCACAGCtataacaaagaaaactatTTCACATTCGAACAGTCCTGTTTAGAGGAAGACAGAGAAACTCCGCGACCAAAGAAATACGGAGGAAGGAACTCGATAGAGAGGGAGAGATTCACCCCTCCAGCAGACAAAGAGGTCCGGAGGTACAGGAGACACAACAGCTGTGACACCAACTACAAGACTATAGAACTAAACATCAGCAAGTGTGAGGataataaagaaatagaaaCGAAAAAAGGTGAAGACGTCATCGACTGCTGCATCAAAATGGATACACTGGAAATCGAACCCAAAGTCCCTGAGGAACCGAACGAACACCCGAGTCCCTCGAACACAGCGCAAGCGAGGAGACAACGACTCAAGTCCATATCATTAGACTCTGATAACGCAAAGATCATCGAACAAAACCTGGGACTGCCGATAGCGAAACAACTCAAAGATCAGATGAACGAAGCGTACAAGAACCAGGACACGAGCACCTCCTGCGAGAGCATGGACAGGTATCAGAAGACGCCCACCAACGAGAGACCCATGTTCAAATTCGAGGAGGAAAAGGATAAACAACCACCCGAGGAAGAACCCAAATCCCCGGACATCAAGCAAAAGAAGTGTCTCCGTCAAAGTTCTGACACTCAGTCCTTTTTGGACATGCCCCGGTTTTCCCCTAAGGAGTTCGAAATCACCGTTACCACCGAGGAAGGGGCGACCACCCCCGCCGAGACACAAACCAAGAAAAAAGGCAAGAACCTCAGAAACCTCCGGATAGATCTAACGAAACGAGACAGTGAACTAGAAAAGGAACTTCTAGAATTCGAAAAGTTATACACAGATGCTGAAGAGAAGAAAGTCAAAACTCCGACTTTAAAAGTCAAAGCCACATCGTTAGACTCTTCTGAAACTGTCAACCTCTCTTTGCCGCAGAAGAAAACTCTGGAAGTGCCTCAGAACTCCGTGTCGATGCCAAACACTCCGAAAAGACAGTTGAAACGAATTCTCGCgcaaaaaaatagtaaacacGATTTTGCTGGAGCCAAACTAGGATACAACTCTATACAGTCGAATGCTGAACAACGACGCTTATACATGAAGGGGCAAGACAGTGGGATATACCTGAGAGAAAACCACGCCACCCTCATGCTATACCAGCCGGGTACGTCCCGCATGGGGTCCAGAACCATGGGGTCATTCGATGAAAACATGGCCGATTTCGAAAACACACCCGAAATTAATATAAGCGGCGCTGATAATAGAAGTTACCACGTCGACACCAGTCAAACGTTAGGCTCGAACCTACTCAACTATAAGCAAAACTTAAGTGTCTCAAGTACGAATTTGAAGACGTTACCTGAAGGTGTACCGTCGGATGATTTTGAACCGAGCGCGGAAGATGAGAAAATGTCGAAGAAATTGCATAGGAGGAACTCCAACCAGAGCCTAATGCTCAGTACACACAGCCTGCAGAGTTCTAACTGCTCCTTAAACAGCTCAGGGGCCTCCTGCCATAACCTAACTACAGTTAGGACAAGCGTGTCAAATTTCAGTTTAAATTCAGATAGTAGGAAGAAGCTGTCTTTAGAACGACGAGATTCCAACACATCTCTTATTAATACGGAACACTTGACACCGACAACTCGCGTCATTTGCTCTTCAAATACCAACGTATCGGGAGAGGTCACCAAGAACTGCCTCCTCCAGCGACGAGGATCCAACAACAGTCTCACTCTTAACATACTCTCGACAAACAACCTGAGCAGGCACTCAAGTAATACATCGTTAAATAAAGAAGCTAAACCAGGACAGAAGAAAGGGCTACTAGAACGCAGAAGTTCAAATACGTCGTTAACTCTTAACATTAACACGTCAAACCCACAGTTGTCAGTTAACAGGGGTCTGTCCGTCTCCAACTATAACCTAAACGGTTCAACTTGTAATCTGAGCAGGTATAACAGTAATCATAGTATTGATAATCCCACTACGGAACCACGGAAGGGAATTCTCGAACGAAGGAGTTCGAATACATCTCTTACTCTCAACATCCAGCCGCAGGAGCCCAGGGACTTGGAAATCGATGAAACGTTAATAGATCCGAACTTAAAAGACTTACCGCACCGAGATAAACACCGGAAGTCGCTCAGTACTGAGAACTTGATTCCAAAGTCTTATAAAAACCGAACGAGGTTACGGTCGACGGACAAAGGTGTCGGCTTTGGATCCCACGACAACTTGTGGTCATCATCTTACACTACGGAGCAAGAATACACTCAGAACCTGACTTATGTGTGCGGCGATCAGGAAAACGAGATTATTTACGCGTTCGGGAGGCAAGACGACCCCAACTTTCAGCAAGGGTTCGTCAGGAATATCACAACTAAACCACTTAGTCCGCAAAGTACGTCTGAAGATTTTAGATTGTATTTAGCGAACATGCAACATCTTCAGAACGCGTCAAGCGTGCTCACCAGACAACAGCTGCGAGATTTGAACGACGTTTTCCAAAATGGCTACTCGAAAGTCAAGTGCCATAGTCTCGGTGAGGGTCAGAACTGTTGCTGTGCCAGTCGTCTGGAAGACTTCTCGAAAGAAAACCCTCAGATGATGATCCCCGACCCGGTTCCCTCGCAGCGCTGCTCTGAGTACCAGAAGATGTTGCTCCGGAACCTGCACCAGGAGTTCTGGGATATGCCCACGAACTTCCAGGAGAAGCCGATAGTGTCCGGCTCTCATCCCAAGAACAGATACAAGACTATTCTGCCGAACGAACACTCGAGGTTCATTCTGAACGCGCCCGGCTCTGCGGAGGGATATATTAATGCCAATTTTATTAAg GGGCACGAATACACGCGCAACACGTACATCGCGACGCAGGGCCCGCTGCAGAACACCATCCACGACTTCTGGCTGATGGTGCACCAGAACACGCTGCACCACTCCCAGCCCCACGCGCCAGCCATCCAGAAGATAGTCATGCTCACCAACTTCATAGAAAACAACAGGCAGAAGTGCGAGAAGTACTTCCCACAGGAGCTCGGTGAAGAAATGCTCATCAATAACCCAGAAAACCCAGATGAAGATGATGTATTCACCATCAAGAACTGTGGGATGATCAAGAAAGCAGGCTACACTATCAGAAAACTAGACGTGGATTACAAACTAAGTGACAGTGATTGTGAAGTGACAGCTTATCATTATTGGTTCCATAATTGGGCCGATCACAAGTGCCCTAAGGATGTGAACGCCCTACTGAACCTAAGTTTGGACGTTTTGAAAGACAGTGTCTATGATTTTAGTGATCCTAGTGAGTTAGCCGAGGACCTGTGTAAGTGTGAGACTCCGAAGCAGGACTCCAAGTTTGTGTTTCCTCCGTTAGAACAACCGACCCCATGTGAAGTGACAGTTAGTGTGTCTACTCCTTTGGATTTTACTGTAGAATCGCTAAGTCCTCCGACTATAGTCCATTGCTCAGCTGGTATTGGTCGCACGGGGTGTCTGCTGGCCATTCTGAATGGTATAAAACAGTTGACTATAGAGCATAAGGTGGACGTCCTAGGTATAGTTTGTAATATGAGGTTGAACCGAGGCGGGATGGTGCAGAACTCGGAGCAATATGAACTGATACACAAAGTGCTCTGTCTGTACGAGCAGGCCTGTCTGCCCTTATA tttgaaTTTTGGAcatatgttt GGGCACGAATACACGCGCAACACGTACATCGCGACGCAGGGCCCGCTGCAGAACACCATCCACGACTTCTGGCTGATGGTGCACCAGAACACGCTGCACCACTCCCAGCCCCACGCGCCAGCCATCCAGAAGATAGTCATGCTCACCAACTTCATAGAAAACAACAGGCAGAAGTGCGAGAAGTACTTCCCACAGGAGCTCGGTGAAGAAATGCTCATCAATAACCCAGAAAACCCAGATGAAGATGATGTATTCACCATCAAGAACTGTGGGATGATCAAGAAAGCAGGCTACACTATCAGAAAACTAGACGTGGATTACAAACTAAGTGACAGTGATTGTGAAGTGACAGCTTATCATTATTGGTTCCATAATTGGGCCGATCACAAGTGCCCTAAGGATGTGAACGCCCTACTGAACCTAAGTTTGGACGTTTTGAAAGACAGTGTCTATGATTTTAGTGATCCTAGTGAGTTAGCCGAGGACCTGTGTAAGTGTGAGACTCCGAAGCAGGACTCCAAGTTTGTGTTTCCTCCGTTAGAACAACCGACCCCATGTGAAGTGACAGTTAGTGTGTCTACTCCTTTGGATTTTACTGTAGAATCGCTAAGTCCTCCGACTATAGTCCATTGCTCAGCTGGTATTGGTCGCACGGGGTGTCTGCTGGCCATTCTGAATGGTATAAAACAGTTGACTATAGAGCATAAGGTGGACGTCCTAGGTATAGTTTGTAATATGAGGTTGAACCGAGGCGGGATGGTGCAGAACTCGGAGCAATATGAACTGATACACAAAGTGCTCTGTCTGTACGAGCAGGCCTGTCTGCCCTTATAG